From the genome of Chloroflexota bacterium:
TCTGCGGGATGTTGGCGTAACTCTTGACGTTGTTCAGGTTCGTCGGCTTGCCCCAGAGGCCCGACACGGCGGGGAACGGTGGCCTCGGGCGAGGCTCGCCGCGGCGCCCCTCAATGGAGGCGATGAGCGCGGTCTCCTCGCCGCAGACGAACGCGCCCGCGCCTTCCTTGATGTGCAGATGGAAACTGAAGTCGGTGCCCATGATGTTGTCGCCGAGCAGCCCATACTCCTCGGCCTGGGCGATGGCCGTCTTCAGCCGCTTGATGGCCAGCGGGTACTCGGCGCGGCAGTAGATGTACCCCTCCTTCGCGCCCACGGCGTACCCGCAGATGATCATGCCCTCAATGACGCTGTGGGGGTCGCCCTCCAGGATGGAGCGGTCCATGAACGCGCCCGGGTCGCCCTCGTCGGCGTTGCAGACCACGTACTTGACATCGCCGGGGGCCTTGGCGGTGAACTCCCACTTGACGCCGGTTAAGAACCCCGCGCCGCCGCGACCGCGCAGCCCAGACCGCTTAACCTCCTCAATGACCTCTTCGCGGGTCATGCTGGTGAGGGCCTTGGACAGGGCTTCGTACCCGCCACGTGCGATGTACTCCTCTATCTTCTCGGGGTCAATCATGCCGCAGTTGCGCAAGGCGATGCGAATCTGCTTGCTGTAGAACGGAATCTCTTTGTAGAACGGCAGGGCCTTATGCGTTTCAGGCTCGGTGTACGTGAGCCGCTTGACCACGCGCCCCTTGACCAGCGTTTCCTCCACGATGGTGGGCACATCGCTGGCCTGCACCTGGCAGTAGAAGATGCCTTCGGGGTAGATGATCATCACAGGCCCCATGGCGCAGAATCCGCGGCAGCCGGTGTGCACCAGTCGCACCTCGTCCTGCAGGCCGCGGCGCTTGATCTCCGCCTCCATGGCCGTCATGACCTCCACCGATCCGGAGGCCGTGCATCCGGTCCCGCCGCATACCAGCACGTTGGCCCTATAGAATGGTTCGGCCATATCGGGTTCCTCCTTGTCTTCAGTCTACAGTGTACGCATGGGTGGTTCTCATTCGGTCTCAGAATCCGCTGTTCCTACTGGATTCCTTTGGAATCCAGGCGGCCCAGCGCCCATTCCTGGACGACGTGGCCGTGCACGAGGTGCTCCTCAATCAGGCGCGGCACCATGTCGGGGGTTACGTTGGCGTAGGTAACCCTGGGCTTGCCCGCCTGCTCAATGTCCACCAGGGGCTCCTTCGCGCACATGCCGATGCAGCCCACCGTCTCCACGTGGGCCTCAATATCCCGCCGTTCCAGTTCCTTCAGGATGGCGTGCATGACATCGCGGGCGCCCGCGGCGATCCCGCACGTGCCCATGCCGATGATGATGCGGGTGCCCGTTTCGGTGCGGACCCTGAGGTCCTTCTGGGCCTCCTCGCGGATTCTCTTGAGTTCCTCCAGGCTTTTGATCTTGGGCATTCTGCCACCTCCTCGCTTTGCCAGTTATCCTTGCGTCATACGGTTTACGACTGTTGGGATCGGTGGGCGTGCAGGCTTTCTTCCCCTTCACGCAGCGTCTGCCACAGCCATTGCCGCACGGCCGGATGTGTCAGCGGGATGTCTCCCAGTTCGCGCCGCACGTCTGCCGAGTCAAAGGAGAACTCGGCTTCGCCGACCCGGTGCGTGTACGCCACATCAACAGGGCGCCCCGACAGGAGAATCGCCATGAGAGCAGACGGCATGTCGCCGAGCGGGGCGCGGTCTAGGTGGCTATGCCGAAACGTGGCCCTCACGCGCGTCCCCCGGCCCGGCTCCGACTCAATCGTCAGGTCGCCGTCACAGCGTTGGGCGGCCGCGGCGAACAGGGGAAGCCCCAACCCCACGTGGCGGGTCTCCCGCGTGGTGAAGAAGGGGTCCAGCGCGCGCTGCGTCATCTCCTTGCTCATCCCGCGCCCGTTGTCGGCAACCTCAATGACCAATCGGTCCGCTCCCAAGTCCTCGTCAATGCGCACCTCAATGCGCGTTGCGCCTGCCTCTACGGCGTTCTCCATCACATCCAGCACATGAAGGGAAAGTTCTCGCACGCCTACTTCAACTCACGGATCGTGCGGATCATCTCCTCGGGCGTCAGGCGGCCATGCACCTTCTCGTTGATGACCGCCACCGGCGACAATCCGCAGGAACCCAGACAATAGACCACTTCAAACGTGTACTTGTAGTCGGGCGACGTCTCGCCCGCGCGGATGCCTAACTCGCGCTCCACGGCGTCAATGATCTTGGCCGCGCCGCGCACATGGCACGCGGTCCCGTCGCACTGGCGGATGATGTACTTCCCGCGCCGCGTGAGGTAGAACTGGGCATAGAACGTTACGACGCCATACACTTGGCTGAGCGGTGTGCGGGTGCGCTCCGCAATGTGTTTGAGCACCTCTGGCGGAAGGTAGCCGAAAATCTCCTGAGCCCGCTGCAAGATTGGAATCAGGGCCCCTTTGGCTCCGGCGAATTCGTCAATGACCTCGTCCAGCGGCGCCAAGTCCAGGGTTTCAGGTTGGCTCATACGACTTTCCTCCTTGTTCTACGATTGGGTTGGGTGCCAGTCCACTGCTACTTTCCGGCCCTCCACGCCCCGAAGAGCCAGGGAAAGTTCGTAAACGGTCGGCGCAGCCACTTTGAACAGGGTGCGATTCCGAATCTCGCTCAGCCTATGGGCATCTCCGTTGACCACAAGGGGCCAGGCCCGCAATTCGGGCCACTGCGAGAAGCCCGCCTCCGGCTGAAACCTGGCCGTAACCTCCAGCGCGTCGGCGCCGAGGTTCGCCGGCACCATGCCCAGGTTCGCCAGCAGGCTGAAGGACGGCCGGTCCACGTGCGCCGGTATCGCCAGCCCCCCCAGCGCGTGCACCCGCGCGACGGCCCGCTCCAGGCCGATGTCGGCCGACGCCGCCAGCAGGCGCTCCTCGGTGCGCACCCATTCGCCCTCCGCGTCCACCACATACTGCGGCCCGAAGAACTCCTCGCGGTTGGCTAGCGGCGGCAGCGCACGCCAGACCTCTTCCTGCCACTGCCCGCACTGCTCCACCGTGTCAAACAGGCACAGGAGGTGGACTTCCTCGCGGGTCTGGAGTTCCATGCCAGGGAGCACGGCCAGGCCGGTCCCGTCGGCTGCGCGGATGACGGCCTCGGCGTTGGCGCAGGCGTTGTGATCGGTAACCGCGATGATCCCCAGGCCCAGGCGACACGCGCGCCTGACGATGAGCGGCGGGATCATCTCCACCTCGGCGCACGCCGAAAGCACCGTGTGAATGTGCAAGTCTGCGAGAAACGGTCGCAGCATAAGGTCTGCGGCTACGACGACGGTTCCGGCTCGCCGCGCACGCCCAGGGCGGACAATTCGCCCACGACGGTGAACGTCGTCTTGGGTGTGAGCAGCAGGCTGACGCCTTCCTGTTGCGCGCGTGCGAGGGTCTCCTCGTCGGGCCGATTGCCCTCGGTGATGATGACCGCGGCCAGGTCCAATAGGCTCGCCACCGCGACCACGTTGGCGTGCGATTGCAGCGTAACCCAGACGTAGTCCTTCTTGGCGCGGTTCATGGCGCAACTGAGCAGGTCCGACGCATATCCGGCTACAACGCGCCGCTCCAGGTTCCCCTCGCTCCCCGCCACTTCCAGAGAGAGTTTCCGCACGATTTCCGATAGGGTGATCACGGTTTCTCCTTGCCGTCGCTTGCAGCGGGCTCGCTTACGGAATTACCGCTGCTGATGACAGGCGACACTTTGATGACGATTTCCAGCCGCGTGCCCACGCCCACCTGCGACTCCAACTTCATGGAGTCGGAGCACTTTTTGATGTTGGCCAGGCCCATGCCGGCGCCAAATCCCAACTCGCGAATCCAGTTCGGCGCGGTGGAGAACCCGGGCTGCATGGCCTGCTCAATGTCCGGGATGCCCGGGCCGTTGTCCGTCGCAACGATGCGGATGACTTCCGGCTGGATTTCCGCGATGAGTTCGCCTCCGTTGTCCGTGTGAATGATCAGGTTCATCTCGGCTTCGTAGGCGGCGATGGCCACCCGTCTCTGGATCATGGGCGGAGCCCCCAGACGATCCAGCGCCCGCTTGATCTTGCTGGACGCGCCGCCGCCGCCGCTGAAGTCCCGCGCCTTGATGCGATAGCGCAGGATCAGCCCGGTCCGGTCCGATACGATGTCCTCAAAGATGTGCCGGGCGCGGTAGCGACTGATCTCCTCCGCGTGATAGTCCAGCCCGATGGCTTCCAGCAGCCCGCGGGTGATGTCGCCGCCGGTCAGGATGCCCACCAGGTCCCCGTGCTCGTTGACGACCGGCAGCCGCCCCACCTTGTACTGGGCGAATTTCTTCACCGCCTCCACCACGGACTCTCTGGCCTGCACCGTGATGATGCGCGTAGCCATCCGCTCCCGCACGGGCGCGTGAATGTCGCCCTTCTCCAGCGCCTTGATGAGATCCTCAATGGAGACAATCCCGACGAGCCGGCCGCCTTCCAGCACCGGCGTGCCCGATATGCGGTTGATCCTGAGGATCTCCTTGAGTTCGCTCATGGTCGTATCGGGAGCCACGGTGATGACGTTCTTGGTCATCACCCGCTCTATCGGCAGTTCGTAGATAAGTTCCTGTATCCTTGTGATCTGAGGGACCTGCGACACGAGCGCTCCCGATGCGGTGCGTTACCCCTGTTTGGAGTCCAGGTCGCAACTGGCCATCCCGGCCTCGTAGAGTCTGCCGCACATTTCAAACATGGTGTAGGGCGCAGCGATGAGCGGGATGCCTTTTTCTTTCGCCAGGGCTATGGTTTCGGGGCCGGGTAGTTTGCCCCGGACAAACACGATGGCAGCGATGTCGGCCATTTCGGCCGTGCGCACGACTTGGGGGTTGACGAGGCCAGTCAGGAGCAGCGCGTTGGGTTTGGCGAAGGCCAGAACGTCGCTCATGAGGTCGGCGCCAGCAGCGCACGAAATCTCCATGTCCAGGTTGACGCCTTCGGTGAGCACCCTGCCTTCCACCACTCGGATGATGTCTCTCAACTTCACGCTTTCACCCCCCGGACAGGAAGCCCCTATGAAAAAGGGCAAGGCTCACTGCGAGGTGGACCTTGCCACGCGATGGCACCTTGCTGCGACGTGAGCGACGTAGCACCAGCATTCGGAGTCCATTCTCCCCGCACGCCCCTTTGCATGCACGATTGGGAAAACCATCACGACCTTGCCTATCATATCACAAAGTGCCCTACACGTCAAGTTGGGCTTATGGACAACCAAACACTTGCAAATACCGGCGGGCGCGTCTGGTAGCGAGGAGGGGATTGAAGAACAGAGCGGGTTCCAGGAGCAAAGAGAGCGGATGGGCCACCACCCCAGAAGAATCGCGGCCTATCGCCCTCCGATCAAAAAGATGCCCGCGGCCACCAGCAGCGTCCCCACCCACTGGCGGGCTGCGATGCCCTCGTGGAACAGCAGCGCCGCGCCCACGACCTGCACGCCGATGATGGCCAGCCCCACCGTAACCGGATAGGCCACATGCAGCGGGAGAAACTTGAGCAGCCACGTGAGGGTGAGGACCGTGGCCAGCCCGGCTAGGTTCCCGACTACCTGCCACGCCAGGAACCCGCGCCAGTTGGAACTGGCCGCGGAGAGTTTGAAACTGGAGTTGGCGACGATGTTGAACAGCAGGTTGCAACCGACGAGGCCCGCCACCTGCACATTGGTGTGGCACTGTAGGGCCTGTGCCTGGGTGCGTAGAAACCCGCGGAATATGTTCACCTCCCCGCGGCCAGCGCGGGACTAGGACGGCATGCCCGCGCCTGGCATGGTCATCATATCACTGCTCGTCGCCCGCCCCCAAACAAACCGTCCCCCGCTTTATCACCACCCGCACCATGTTCGTTCCGAAGCGGTACGCCAGCATCCGATACGTGGGCACATCCATGATGAGGATGTCGGCCTGCTTGCCCGCTTCCAGGCTGCCGACTCGGTGGCCCATGCCGATGGCGTGGGCCGCGTTGATTGTGGCGGCGACAATGGCCTCGGCAGGCGTCAGCCGCATGGCCCGGCACGCCAGGGCGATGATGAACTGCATGGACTCGCAGGGACACGTGCCCGGGTTCAGGTCTGTGGCCAGGGCCAGCGCGCCCCCCTGGGCCACAAGCGCGCGGGCCGGCGTGTACTCGCGATGCCCCAGGCCGAAGGGCGTCCCGGGGAGCGACACGGCGATGACGTCCGACTGCGCCAGCAGTCGCACCTCGTCCTCCGGCGTGGCCACCAGGTGGTCCGCCGACACCGCGCCCAGTTCCACGGCCAGGGCCGTGCCGCCCAGCGCCTTGAACTCGTCCACGTGAATCTTGAGGCCAAGCCCCAACCCCTTTGCTCGCTCCAGGATGCGGCGGCTCTGCTCCAGCGTGAAAGCCCCATCTTCGCAGAACACATCGCAGAAGCGCGGGCGCGATTCGGCGGGCAGCGCCGCCACCGCCGGCAGCATCTCGTCCGCTACCAGGCGCACGAACCCCTCGGCGTCGCCCTTGTACTCGGCGGGGATGGCGTGCGCGCCCAGGAACGTGGGCACCAGTTCCACGGGCTGCGCGCAGTTCAGCGCCGCAATGGCGTGCAACATCTTGATCTCGTCGGCGGTGGTCAGCCCGTAGCCGGTCTTGGCCTCGGCGGTTGTGGTGCCGTGCTCCAGCATTCGGCGCAGGCGAGGCATGGACTCGCGCACCAGGTCGTCCACCGATGCGGCGCGGGTGGCGCGCACGGTATTCATGATGCCGCCACCCGCCGCCATGATCTCCATGTACGAAGCGCCCTGCAACCGCATCTCAAACTCGTCGGCGCGGTGGCCCGCGTACACCAGGTGCGTATGCGGGTCCACGAATCCGGGCATGACCACGCGCCCGCCCGCGTCCAGTGTCCGCTCGGCGTGGACGGTGCGCCGGAGTTCGTCGGTGGGGCCAACGGACACGATGAGACCATCGCGGATGGCCACCGCGCCCCAGGGGATGAGGCCCAGGTCGTTCATGTCCGGCCCGCGCCGGGGGCTTCCCCCCGACACCAGGGTCAGCAATTCGCTTGCGTTGACGATAAGTAGGTCGGCTTCCACAGCGTCTCCTCACGGGTTGCAAAGATTCACGGTTTGAGAATCAGGGTGTCCACCGCGGCCTTCTCCACCTGCTCGCGGGCCCACAACATGGGATGATACTTCACGTCGCGCCAGTACAGGACCATGTCGTCATAGTGTTTGTGGTACGTGTGCCCCGACTGGCCGGTCGTGTGCATGGACTGGGACCGGGTGAAATCCGCGACATCTATGACCTGGCGGTACGACGGCAGCACTGTAACGCCGTAAGGGCGTATCACGCTGAACGGCGTGTTGTTCACGACTTCCGCGGCCCCGTTCACGGGCACCGGCCCGCGGTTCAGGAGCGCCTCTATCGGCGCGATGCCCGACTTACCCAGCGACTGATTGCGGAAGGTGGCCGTGTGCACGTTGCCCCACTTCCAGTGCGGCATGTCCGGCCCCAGGCGCTTGGTGAGATCGTCCACGGCGTGCTTGAGGGCGCGGAGCAGGATGTCGTCGCGCGTCTCCACCTGCCCCGTGCGCTTGTCGTCAAACCAGGGCCAGTTGGGGTCTTCCAGCCCGCGGACCATGGCCACCGTCGTCATGGACGTGGCGCCGAAGTACTGCTTGAGGATGTTGGCACCCATCTCGTCCAGGTACGTGTCGCGTACTAGGTGAAGCAGCGCCGCCCCGAAAATGGCCGCGCCGGCGCTGTCCTTGTCAAATCGGTAGTCCCACCCGCGCAGAATCTCCAGCGCCTGGCGCAACTCCTGGGCCTGGGGCTTCAGGTTCAGGAAGTACGGCAGCACCTCTTTCGCCCCCAGCGACAGGGTGTCGGCATGCATGGCCTGCATGTCCTCCACCGACAGTTTGGCCTTGGCCTGGATCATCTCCGTGATGCGCGCCGCGCGGTAGCCGCTGCCCCACTCCAGCGACACCAGGTACGGGTACTTCTCATCCACCACGGCGTGATTCGCCGTAACCACGAATCCCTGGCTCGGATTGAACAGGTAGGGCATTTCCTCAAACGGGACGTAGCCCAGCCATTCGTACTCTCCGGTGTGGCCCGGGACGGGCATCAGCCCGTCGCCTTTGGCGCGGATGGGCCACTTGCCGGTGGACTGATAGCCGATGTTGCCCTGCACATCCGCGTACACGAAGTTCTGGCCGGCGATGTCCCAGTCGCGCAGCGCATCGCGGAACTCATCCCAGTTGCGCGCCAGGTCCAGTTTGATCACGGCGCGGAACAGCGTGTTCGGCTCCAGCGCCGTCCACCGCAGGGCCGTGCCCGTGGGCAGCGGCCCCATCACGTCGTTGACAATGGGGCCGTGGTGTGTGATCCGCACGGTCAGACTCACCGGCTCGCTCTGTCCGGCCACGCGGATTTCTTCCTGGATGACCTGCATGTCGCGCCACTCGCCCTTGAACTCGTACTGATTCGGGTTGTTGGGGTTGATCTTCTCCACGAACAAATCCTGCGTATCAGGCCCCAGGTTGGTAACGCCCCAGGCGATGTAGCGGTTGTGGCCGATGATGACGCCCGGCGCGCCCGGGAACGATGACCCCACCACGTCAAAATCGCCGCCGTGCAGGCCGATCTCGTACCAGATGGACGGCATCTGGATGGCCAGGTGCGGGTCGTTGGCCAGGAGCGGCATGCCGGTGGTGGTCCTGCTGCCCGCGACGACCCAGTTGTTGCTGCCCGTGCCCAGCACCTCGCGGCCCGCGAAGCGGTTGACATCATCCAGCACCGCCAGCAGCGACGTGTCCACATCCTGCCATGCCACGCCTGTGGGGACGATGACCGGGTGATCGGGCCTGT
Proteins encoded in this window:
- a CDS encoding (2Fe-2S) ferredoxin domain-containing protein; the encoded protein is MPKIKSLEELKRIREEAQKDLRVRTETGTRIIIGMGTCGIAAGARDVMHAILKELERRDIEAHVETVGCIGMCAKEPLVDIEQAGKPRVTYANVTPDMVPRLIEEHLVHGHVVQEWALGRLDSKGIQ
- a CDS encoding ATP-binding protein translates to MRELSLHVLDVMENAVEAGATRIEVRIDEDLGADRLVIEVADNGRGMSKEMTQRALDPFFTTRETRHVGLGLPLFAAAAQRCDGDLTIESEPGRGTRVRATFRHSHLDRAPLGDMPSALMAILLSGRPVDVAYTHRVGEAEFSFDSADVRRELGDIPLTHPAVRQWLWQTLREGEESLHAHRSQQS
- a CDS encoding NAD(P)H-dependent oxidoreductase subunit E, whose amino-acid sequence is MSQPETLDLAPLDEVIDEFAGAKGALIPILQRAQEIFGYLPPEVLKHIAERTRTPLSQVYGVVTFYAQFYLTRRGKYIIRQCDGTACHVRGAAKIIDAVERELGIRAGETSPDYKYTFEVVYCLGSCGLSPVAVINEKVHGRLTPEEMIRTIRELK
- a CDS encoding PHP domain-containing protein; amino-acid sequence: MLRPFLADLHIHTVLSACAEVEMIPPLIVRRACRLGLGIIAVTDHNACANAEAVIRAADGTGLAVLPGMELQTREEVHLLCLFDTVEQCGQWQEEVWRALPPLANREEFFGPQYVVDAEGEWVRTEERLLAASADIGLERAVARVHALGGLAIPAHVDRPSFSLLANLGMVPANLGADALEVTARFQPEAGFSQWPELRAWPLVVNGDAHRLSEIRNRTLFKVAAPTVYELSLALRGVEGRKVAVDWHPTQS
- a CDS encoding serine kinase, producing the protein MTLSEIVRKLSLEVAGSEGNLERRVVAGYASDLLSCAMNRAKKDYVWVTLQSHANVVAVASLLDLAAVIITEGNRPDEETLARAQQEGVSLLLTPKTTFTVVGELSALGVRGEPEPSS
- a CDS encoding CBS domain-containing protein; translated protein: MSQVPQITRIQELIYELPIERVMTKNVITVAPDTTMSELKEILRINRISGTPVLEGGRLVGIVSIEDLIKALEKGDIHAPVRERMATRIITVQARESVVEAVKKFAQYKVGRLPVVNEHGDLVGILTGGDITRGLLEAIGLDYHAEEISRYRARHIFEDIVSDRTGLILRYRIKARDFSGGGGASSKIKRALDRLGAPPMIQRRVAIAAYEAEMNLIIHTDNGGELIAEIQPEVIRIVATDNGPGIPDIEQAMQPGFSTAPNWIRELGFGAGMGLANIKKCSDSMKLESQVGVGTRLEIVIKVSPVISSGNSVSEPAASDGKEKP
- a CDS encoding imidazolonepropionase — translated: MEADLLIVNASELLTLVSGGSPRRGPDMNDLGLIPWGAVAIRDGLIVSVGPTDELRRTVHAERTLDAGGRVVMPGFVDPHTHLVYAGHRADEFEMRLQGASYMEIMAAGGGIMNTVRATRAASVDDLVRESMPRLRRMLEHGTTTAEAKTGYGLTTADEIKMLHAIAALNCAQPVELVPTFLGAHAIPAEYKGDAEGFVRLVADEMLPAVAALPAESRPRFCDVFCEDGAFTLEQSRRILERAKGLGLGLKIHVDEFKALGGTALAVELGAVSADHLVATPEDEVRLLAQSDVIAVSLPGTPFGLGHREYTPARALVAQGGALALATDLNPGTCPCESMQFIIALACRAMRLTPAEAIVAATINAAHAIGMGHRVGSLEAGKQADILIMDVPTYRMLAYRFGTNMVRVVIKRGTVCLGAGDEQ
- a CDS encoding penicillin acylase family protein; amino-acid sequence: MRTLKKVLLGILAFLVVLAAVIGGGGVYLVRRNFPQTSDTLTVPGLQAEVRVLRDEWGIPHIYAQNNHDLFFAQGYVHAQDRMWQMEFWRRIGMGRLAEILGKSALESDKFLRTMGFDRIAEEELRRMDSQTREILQAYADGVTAYIQQRKGRLGIEFTLLGLTGAKFEPEPWTPVHTLTWAKVMAYDLGGNMDSEIMRAVVLKKFGADAVQQLLPAYRPDHPVIVPTGVAWQDVDTSLLAVLDDVNRFAGREVLGTGSNNWVVAGSRTTTGMPLLANDPHLAIQMPSIWYEIGLHGGDFDVVGSSFPGAPGVIIGHNRYIAWGVTNLGPDTQDLFVEKINPNNPNQYEFKGEWRDMQVIQEEIRVAGQSEPVSLTVRITHHGPIVNDVMGPLPTGTALRWTALEPNTLFRAVIKLDLARNWDEFRDALRDWDIAGQNFVYADVQGNIGYQSTGKWPIRAKGDGLMPVPGHTGEYEWLGYVPFEEMPYLFNPSQGFVVTANHAVVDEKYPYLVSLEWGSGYRAARITEMIQAKAKLSVEDMQAMHADTLSLGAKEVLPYFLNLKPQAQELRQALEILRGWDYRFDKDSAGAAIFGAALLHLVRDTYLDEMGANILKQYFGATSMTTVAMVRGLEDPNWPWFDDKRTGQVETRDDILLRALKHAVDDLTKRLGPDMPHWKWGNVHTATFRNQSLGKSGIAPIEALLNRGPVPVNGAAEVVNNTPFSVIRPYGVTVLPSYRQVIDVADFTRSQSMHTTGQSGHTYHKHYDDMVLYWRDVKYHPMLWAREQVEKAAVDTLILKP